A genomic stretch from Sphingobacterium sp. ML3W includes:
- the arsC gene encoding arsenate reductase (glutaredoxin) (This arsenate reductase requires both glutathione and glutaredoxin to convert arsenate to arsenite, after which the efflux transporter formed by ArsA and ArsB can extrude the arsenite from the cell, providing resistance.): MIKIYHNKQCSKSCAALDFLQQHTIELQVQEYLEEVPSKAELIEILSQLGLRPLALIRKNEALFLEKFQHLQLTDEEWVEVMLQNPILIERPIVIKDGKAVIGRPLERVIDLFSPHSS; this comes from the coding sequence ATGATTAAAATATACCATAATAAACAATGCAGCAAGAGTTGTGCTGCACTGGATTTTTTGCAACAGCATACCATTGAGCTTCAGGTGCAAGAGTATCTTGAAGAAGTACCTAGTAAAGCTGAGCTTATTGAAATATTGTCACAACTCGGACTTCGACCATTAGCGCTTATTCGAAAAAATGAAGCCTTATTCCTCGAAAAATTTCAACATCTTCAATTGACGGATGAGGAGTGGGTTGAAGTGATGCTGCAAAACCCCATTCTGATTGAACGGCCTATTGTTATTAAAGACGGTAAAGCGGTTATCGGACGCCCATTGGAAAGAGTAATAGACCTCTTTTCGCCGCACTCATCCTAA
- a CDS encoding cyclic nucleotide-binding domain-containing protein — MRAPFIKATSDMTVFKDLITPAVFKKTLTFKRNELVKSSGTVDSKIYFIKKGSLKISIFQLDAEQIIRLGYTGDLIVAMDSFFDGCNSDFVIQAIKKTEVLVAEKEDFMHFVYDSHENTSLYINILEGLVKQQLEREQDLLQDSPKIRYERVFKRNPLLFQIIPNKHIANYLRMTPETFSRISKS, encoded by the coding sequence ATGAGAGCTCCATTCATTAAAGCAACATCAGACATGACTGTATTCAAAGATCTAATTACACCTGCCGTTTTTAAGAAAACACTTACATTCAAGCGGAATGAACTGGTCAAAAGCAGCGGAACTGTAGACTCAAAAATATATTTCATAAAAAAAGGCAGCCTTAAAATTTCCATCTTCCAACTAGATGCCGAACAGATTATCCGGCTAGGTTATACTGGAGATCTTATCGTGGCCATGGACTCCTTCTTTGATGGTTGCAATTCAGATTTTGTTATTCAGGCCATCAAGAAAACTGAGGTATTAGTTGCGGAAAAAGAAGATTTTATGCATTTCGTCTATGACAGTCATGAGAACACTTCACTTTACATAAACATATTAGAGGGACTGGTGAAGCAACAGCTTGAAAGAGAACAGGATCTATTGCAGGACTCCCCTAAAATCCGATATGAACGTGTTTTTAAGAGAAACCCTCTCTTATTCCAAATTATTCCCAATAAACATATTGCTAACTATCTGAGGATGACACCTGAAACTTTTTCACGGATCAGTAAATCTTGA
- a CDS encoding DUF1266 domain-containing protein: MFKFFKELLSAAKEGVNEAREELAQEAELDKAKSPQINSKDMLNNIPYEEQFGTALGAAFRVIVFGDWFTVFGSAGDDGTYPVHLYQFGNYPKQAEYRDELVKLLKRDFAITDIESCLQILAAYFNLLGIKTGGTVLEGREDQIDSRSWDISKPGVDALVITVSSHITTAAADIGYLQKSAALDILKNLSSYARSHFKDWHTFSEKFLEGEHYVGLNNKIGKSYLKRYIGYLREKIGSPWNNIDWNKEPVQDAVLSAIAWTFQAKSYHSSQEFDADVAEYQRDILADRAQWDANEIVVDAPEIELCYMCWIKGMEDLNPNEILLDDEEEAFDEDNGDDGCFQVEICARIQASNGKNFTALDLLYQMEKQLIGKELGDHIFFEGLDRVENNSGDTPLYYISLGS, translated from the coding sequence ATGTTTAAATTTTTCAAAGAATTATTGAGTGCAGCAAAGGAGGGAGTAAACGAAGCGCGGGAGGAACTCGCACAGGAAGCGGAATTGGATAAAGCCAAAAGCCCGCAAATTAATAGTAAGGATATGTTGAACAATATTCCTTATGAAGAGCAATTTGGTACAGCATTGGGAGCGGCATTCCGCGTTATAGTATTTGGCGATTGGTTTACCGTATTTGGTAGTGCTGGTGACGATGGAACTTATCCTGTTCATCTATATCAGTTCGGGAATTATCCCAAACAGGCGGAGTACCGCGACGAACTGGTGAAACTATTGAAAAGAGACTTCGCCATTACAGATATCGAAAGCTGCCTCCAAATATTAGCGGCATATTTTAACTTGCTCGGAATTAAGACAGGGGGGACCGTTCTGGAAGGTCGGGAAGATCAAATCGACAGCAGAAGCTGGGACATCAGCAAACCTGGTGTGGATGCACTTGTTATTACTGTTAGCAGTCATATCACGACTGCTGCAGCTGATATAGGGTATCTGCAAAAATCAGCCGCTTTGGACATACTGAAAAACCTTTCTTCCTATGCAAGATCGCACTTTAAGGATTGGCACACATTCTCCGAAAAATTTTTGGAGGGAGAACATTATGTTGGGCTGAACAATAAGATAGGGAAATCTTATTTGAAAAGATATATTGGCTATTTAAGGGAAAAGATAGGCAGCCCTTGGAATAATATTGATTGGAACAAGGAACCAGTCCAAGATGCTGTGCTGTCAGCTATTGCCTGGACATTTCAGGCCAAGTCGTATCATAGCTCCCAGGAGTTTGATGCCGATGTTGCGGAGTATCAGCGTGATATTTTAGCTGATCGGGCACAGTGGGATGCCAATGAAATTGTGGTCGATGCTCCTGAAATTGAACTGTGTTATATGTGCTGGATCAAGGGAATGGAAGATTTGAATCCCAATGAGATACTATTGGATGATGAAGAAGAGGCTTTTGATGAGGATAATGGAGATGATGGATGTTTTCAAGTGGAAATATGCGCCCGAATCCAAGCTTCCAATGGGAAGAATTTTACCGCACTGGACCTATTGTATCAAATGGAGAAACAATTGATAGGCAAGGAACTGGGGGATCACATATTCTTTGAAGGGCTTGATCGTGTCGAGAATAACTCCGGCGATACACCCCTGTATTATATCAGCTTAGGAAGCTAG
- a CDS encoding DinB family protein codes for MEYKSLALLEQLSTQTREHMAFVESLKTLSLDDLNKRPHKGSWNILECIAHLNLYGNFYLPEISRRMVASQSKAASYFSSGLLGNYFAKSILPKDRPNKMKTFQEMDPIYKQLDKNVLVVFLEQQENFLQLLEQAKSKDLNRIRTNISINKWIKIRLGDTFRFLVNHNSRHIVQIKTILSSYTAIDQTSQALPTVNYE; via the coding sequence ATGGAATATAAATCTCTAGCATTACTTGAACAGCTCAGCACACAAACAAGGGAACATATGGCTTTTGTTGAATCGTTGAAAACCCTGTCATTAGACGATCTCAATAAACGGCCCCATAAAGGCTCATGGAATATTTTAGAGTGTATCGCACATCTCAATCTTTATGGAAACTTCTATTTGCCCGAAATTTCAAGAAGAATGGTGGCTAGTCAATCGAAAGCAGCAAGCTATTTCAGCAGCGGCCTTCTAGGAAACTATTTCGCAAAAAGTATACTTCCAAAAGATCGGCCCAACAAAATGAAGACATTCCAGGAGATGGATCCTATATATAAGCAATTGGACAAAAATGTGCTTGTTGTCTTTTTGGAACAACAGGAGAACTTCCTTCAATTACTTGAGCAGGCAAAATCAAAAGATCTCAACAGAATCCGAACAAATATTTCCATCAATAAATGGATAAAAATCCGTCTCGGAGATACCTTCCGCTTTCTGGTTAACCATAATAGCAGACATATTGTACAGATAAAAACAATCCTTTCAAGTTACACCGCTATTGATCAGACCAGTCAGGCCCTACCGACAGTCAATTACGAATAA
- a CDS encoding DUF3320 domain-containing protein encodes MIETNACFQVAIEKASRFNYSFCFHNLSLVEKIKITAVTKDIEQIKIEITSEIGLFSPYTFYIDRFLEGTPVTLENLDFDYNIPFIRNLVEKDLDTLTCTIYSKNEILYQQKFTVNVLPMDYFSGLSKYPELLASYVLPNHDIIYTIKAEAVKILEKNRLTPAFLGYQANSKDRVLQEVMALYQAILNINITYSAMPASFETEGQRIRLVDQIWETKFGNCIDISLLFAACLEAIDLNPILIVTRGHAFIGVWLSDQRLEAVVNYDQAAISKRIAHGIDDITLIESTHLCRGNAYTMREAMNIAETQLLHANNFILSLDIKHARSHGILPLPFTGKDELNNAAIKNTAGLAKKQAIDYFNIDDNKLDLVLSEVKDLTKQKIWERKLLDLSLRNNLLNLRFTKSMLQIVDLKTDLLEDHLSNGKSLTIHPNNSQEVLRRYNLYLEPLHSSEPLFKLADDEFRYNRLLTLYHQDDLDIILTHLYRNAKLAEEENGKSTLYLGVGLLKWFEPKTNQQPRLAPILLIPVELSRRSVNTKFTLRSREEEAMINITLLEYLKQEFKLNLNALEVLPMDESGVDVQKVFAILRKSILNLEGWDIQEQVVLGNFSFNKLILWQDLTKYAEEIKKSTIVKSLIDGRLSDMLDITGDSENLEQLPSSLLTLPIPTDNSQLEAVRHSNANKSFVLHGPPGTGKSQTITNIIANALANDKKVLFVAAKKAALDVVHRRLEKIGLGSFCLELHSNKSKKSDVLRQLEQSLETPKYQSHIDFQEEAQRIDQRKATLSQYVDSLHQPFAVGWSLYDSVSYLDSHHIEINADWLLSLQLEHIDKKTWNNWQDWAIPFGELTHKLPAIDKHPLHLIHLKDQNFAHKNNIEKSIEDYIQADSEATKALSDLQLNLTKNWIENKASLCSLLEKITHFSAHQTIVNVYFDVRQKNLLDHWVELQSQKQTLENALVTDFGNRIFTTDWNLIESTWNQSKHSWFLPKWLKQRKVKKILNGFATNKITSEQQIDQFFYQKNSFDLVSKNLAEPQFYPITDATSYYRIGNTYNLATLQQHQQELHAFNELAQQLKFENFQSWLNYILAHIDLKLRIPAIILTLQNYADRHQAISAFLVHIPEVDALNQIKQDLDQLEDWIRYNYYKDQGIKLGLSWLIDLLESNKINKDALSMDMESVLHLNYFVNSLDQSSILNGFDAAVYEAQILQYKTLHQEFTRLVREQLVLELSNKIPNLSQEAVHSSEIGILQRAIRNRGRGVSIRRLFDQISTLLPRLKPCMLMSPISVAQYFDVNTDHFDLVIFDEASQLPTSEAISALARAKQAIIVGDPKQMPPTSFFANNKIDEDHLELEDLESILDDTLALSIPSKYLLRHYRSKHESLISFSNSNFYENKLLTFPSHDDQDKKVSFQFIDGHYDKGKTRTNLKEAEAVIQYIKQHLEHRPHRSLGVVTFSQTQQNLIEDLLQSLFSAHPNLEETALQGDEPIFIKNLENVQGDERDFILFSIGYGPDEDGKVSMNFGPLNRDGGWRRLNVAVTRARYEMRVFSSLKGDQIDLNRTSSAGVEGLKAFLNFAERGLLQTAEAVAHDQEKYTLIQSIAKYLDRHGIKVKTNIGTSGYRVDIGIVDPIHAHQYILGILVDGKNYFNTQTTNDRELLIPNVLQSLGWNIYRIWTLDWIKNRDKILNDVKAEIQRIVNDTTAKEPIVIDASQAQSKTTLSVISDDAIVSSKMKPYVSAKINPMTTASPELIYDVAYRTVLNDQIQKIIRTESPISQNHLFRKVLRLWNTTRATSKLVQYLTELTRKLPGVKEELSHQSFYWDQEQSATVLTYYRDNNLEKRAIEDIAPEEIEIALIEVMDNSLSLLREDLVRATARAFAFSKTGAQIDNIINTSIDKLLEQGYWKSINGRIVLI; translated from the coding sequence ATGATCGAAACTAATGCTTGTTTTCAGGTTGCAATAGAGAAAGCCTCTCGCTTTAATTATAGCTTCTGTTTCCATAATCTGTCGCTGGTGGAAAAAATAAAGATCACCGCAGTTACAAAGGATATTGAACAGATAAAAATTGAGATTACTTCTGAAATCGGATTGTTCAGCCCCTACACATTTTATATAGACAGGTTTTTGGAAGGAACACCAGTAACACTGGAAAATTTAGATTTCGACTATAATATTCCATTTATCCGGAATCTGGTAGAGAAAGATTTGGATACGCTTACCTGTACGATTTATTCTAAAAATGAAATCTTATATCAGCAAAAATTCACCGTAAATGTATTACCGATGGATTACTTTAGCGGATTAAGTAAATATCCCGAGTTATTGGCTTCTTACGTTTTGCCTAATCACGATATCATCTATACGATTAAAGCAGAGGCGGTCAAAATTCTTGAGAAAAATAGGTTAACGCCAGCGTTTTTGGGCTATCAAGCCAATAGCAAGGATCGTGTCCTGCAGGAAGTAATGGCCCTATATCAGGCTATTCTAAATATCAACATTACCTACAGTGCCATGCCTGCAAGTTTTGAAACTGAAGGTCAGCGTATTCGTCTGGTCGATCAGATCTGGGAAACTAAGTTTGGAAACTGTATCGATATCTCGCTACTATTTGCAGCCTGTCTGGAAGCTATCGATCTGAATCCAATTCTTATTGTCACTCGAGGGCATGCATTTATTGGCGTTTGGCTCAGCGATCAACGGCTAGAAGCTGTTGTCAATTATGATCAAGCCGCTATTTCAAAACGGATCGCGCATGGCATTGATGATATCACTTTGATCGAGTCTACTCATTTATGTAGAGGAAATGCCTATACCATGCGGGAAGCAATGAACATCGCCGAAACGCAGCTATTACATGCAAACAACTTTATTTTATCCCTCGATATCAAACATGCCCGTTCACATGGGATCCTTCCCTTACCTTTTACAGGAAAGGACGAGCTGAACAACGCAGCAATAAAGAATACTGCTGGATTAGCAAAAAAACAGGCTATCGATTATTTTAATATCGATGACAACAAACTGGATCTCGTTCTCAGTGAAGTCAAAGATCTAACAAAACAAAAAATCTGGGAACGAAAGCTACTCGATCTTTCCCTCAGAAATAACCTATTGAACCTCCGGTTCACTAAAAGTATGTTGCAAATAGTAGATCTGAAAACAGATCTCTTGGAAGATCATCTATCAAATGGAAAATCACTTACAATACATCCCAACAACAGTCAAGAGGTTTTACGTCGTTACAATCTTTATTTAGAGCCCTTGCATTCTTCCGAGCCATTATTCAAGCTTGCTGACGATGAATTCAGATACAATCGCCTGTTGACACTTTATCATCAGGATGATCTGGATATTATCTTAACACACCTGTACCGCAATGCGAAATTGGCAGAAGAGGAGAATGGAAAGAGCACCTTGTATCTAGGAGTCGGTTTATTGAAGTGGTTTGAACCCAAAACCAATCAACAGCCTAGACTTGCCCCCATCCTATTGATTCCTGTTGAATTATCACGCAGATCTGTTAACACCAAGTTTACACTCCGCAGCCGTGAAGAGGAGGCCATGATCAATATTACACTGTTGGAGTATCTCAAACAGGAATTTAAGCTTAACCTCAATGCACTGGAAGTGCTACCAATGGATGAGTCGGGAGTTGACGTACAAAAAGTATTCGCCATTTTAAGAAAGTCTATTTTAAATCTGGAAGGATGGGATATTCAGGAACAGGTTGTTCTTGGAAACTTCTCTTTTAACAAGCTTATTCTATGGCAAGATCTAACCAAATATGCAGAAGAAATTAAAAAAAGCACCATTGTAAAGAGCTTGATTGACGGGCGACTTTCAGACATGTTGGATATCACCGGTGATTCGGAAAATCTGGAGCAGCTCCCCTCTTCCTTGTTAACATTACCCATTCCAACCGACAATTCACAACTTGAAGCTGTACGTCACTCAAATGCGAATAAAAGCTTTGTATTACATGGTCCTCCAGGTACTGGTAAATCCCAGACCATAACCAATATTATCGCAAATGCACTAGCGAATGACAAGAAAGTTCTTTTTGTCGCTGCTAAAAAGGCTGCTTTGGATGTGGTACATCGCCGTTTGGAAAAAATTGGTTTAGGTTCCTTCTGTTTAGAATTACATTCAAATAAATCCAAAAAATCAGATGTCCTACGGCAATTGGAACAGAGTCTGGAAACACCCAAGTATCAAAGTCATATCGATTTTCAGGAAGAAGCGCAACGTATCGATCAACGTAAAGCAACATTAAGTCAATATGTTGACTCATTACATCAGCCCTTTGCAGTGGGTTGGAGCCTGTATGATTCCGTTTCTTATTTGGACAGTCATCATATCGAAATCAACGCGGACTGGTTGCTATCCTTGCAACTGGAACATATTGACAAAAAGACCTGGAATAATTGGCAGGACTGGGCAATCCCTTTCGGAGAATTAACGCATAAATTACCAGCGATTGACAAGCACCCATTGCACTTGATCCATTTGAAAGATCAGAACTTTGCTCACAAAAATAATATCGAGAAATCTATCGAAGATTATATACAGGCAGACTCTGAGGCAACAAAAGCCCTCTCGGATCTGCAATTAAATCTTACGAAGAATTGGATAGAAAACAAGGCTTCGCTATGTTCACTTCTCGAAAAGATCACTCACTTTTCGGCGCATCAGACTATAGTAAATGTCTACTTTGATGTTCGCCAAAAGAATTTACTTGATCATTGGGTTGAATTGCAAAGCCAAAAACAGACATTAGAAAATGCGCTTGTTACAGATTTTGGCAACCGAATATTTACGACAGACTGGAATCTGATTGAATCCACCTGGAATCAGTCAAAACATTCATGGTTTTTGCCCAAATGGTTGAAACAACGTAAAGTAAAAAAAATCTTAAATGGTTTTGCTACAAACAAAATCACTTCCGAACAGCAGATTGATCAGTTCTTTTATCAGAAAAATTCCTTCGATCTGGTCTCAAAGAATTTAGCGGAACCGCAATTTTATCCGATAACCGATGCGACGAGTTATTATCGCATAGGCAATACCTATAATTTAGCTACACTGCAACAGCATCAGCAAGAACTACATGCATTCAATGAACTGGCGCAACAGCTCAAATTTGAAAACTTTCAATCTTGGTTAAACTATATACTCGCACATATAGATCTAAAGTTGAGAATACCGGCCATTATTTTAACGCTCCAAAATTACGCAGATAGGCATCAGGCCATTTCGGCATTTTTAGTTCATATTCCAGAAGTTGATGCTTTAAACCAAATAAAACAAGATTTAGATCAACTTGAAGACTGGATCCGATACAATTATTATAAGGATCAGGGCATAAAGCTGGGACTATCCTGGTTGATTGATCTACTTGAATCGAACAAAATCAATAAAGATGCACTGAGCATGGATATGGAAAGTGTATTGCATCTTAATTACTTTGTAAATTCTTTGGATCAGTCCAGCATTTTAAATGGTTTTGATGCAGCTGTATATGAGGCACAGATTTTACAATACAAAACACTTCATCAAGAGTTTACCCGATTGGTACGGGAGCAATTGGTTTTAGAGCTCAGCAACAAAATCCCCAACCTCTCTCAAGAAGCAGTTCATAGTTCGGAAATTGGAATCTTACAACGTGCGATCCGAAATCGAGGTCGTGGAGTCAGTATCCGTCGTTTATTTGATCAGATTTCGACATTACTTCCGCGACTCAAACCCTGCATGCTGATGAGTCCAATTTCGGTCGCCCAATATTTTGATGTAAACACTGATCATTTCGATCTGGTTATTTTTGATGAAGCATCGCAGCTACCGACATCAGAAGCAATCAGCGCCCTTGCCAGGGCTAAACAGGCCATTATTGTGGGTGATCCAAAACAAATGCCACCAACGAGCTTCTTTGCTAACAACAAAATTGATGAAGATCATCTGGAATTAGAAGATCTGGAAAGCATCCTGGATGATACCCTCGCCTTGTCCATTCCATCGAAATACCTATTGCGTCATTACCGTAGTAAACATGAAAGTCTTATTTCTTTCAGTAACTCCAATTTTTATGAGAACAAATTGCTAACATTTCCTTCCCATGACGATCAGGATAAGAAAGTAAGTTTTCAATTTATCGATGGTCATTATGACAAAGGGAAAACCCGAACAAACCTAAAGGAAGCTGAGGCAGTTATCCAATATATAAAACAGCATTTGGAACATCGTCCCCATCGTTCATTGGGCGTGGTGACTTTTAGTCAAACGCAGCAGAATTTAATTGAAGATTTATTGCAGTCATTATTCTCAGCGCATCCCAACTTAGAAGAAACGGCACTACAGGGAGATGAACCTATTTTTATTAAAAATTTAGAAAATGTCCAGGGCGACGAACGTGATTTTATTCTATTTTCCATCGGCTACGGCCCAGACGAAGATGGCAAGGTTTCGATGAATTTTGGACCTTTAAATCGTGATGGCGGCTGGCGCAGGCTCAATGTCGCTGTGACTCGGGCCCGATACGAAATGCGTGTTTTCTCCTCACTAAAGGGAGATCAGATTGATTTAAACCGCACTAGTTCGGCTGGTGTGGAGGGACTAAAAGCTTTTTTGAACTTCGCTGAAAGAGGCCTATTGCAAACAGCTGAAGCAGTAGCCCATGACCAGGAAAAATATACGCTCATCCAATCGATCGCGAAATATTTAGACCGACACGGTATAAAAGTGAAAACAAATATAGGTACTTCGGGCTATCGCGTTGATATTGGTATTGTGGATCCGATACATGCTCATCAGTATATTTTGGGGATATTGGTTGACGGGAAAAACTATTTCAATACACAGACAACAAATGACAGGGAATTGCTGATTCCGAATGTGCTGCAATCACTGGGTTGGAATATTTACCGCATCTGGACCTTAGATTGGATAAAAAACAGAGATAAAATACTGAATGACGTTAAAGCGGAAATTCAACGCATCGTAAATGATACAACGGCAAAAGAGCCTATCGTCATCGATGCTTCCCAAGCGCAATCGAAAACCACTCTTTCAGTGATATCCGATGATGCAATTGTTTCATCTAAAATGAAACCTTATGTAAGCGCCAAAATCAATCCAATGACAACAGCAAGTCCTGAATTAATTTATGATGTGGCCTATCGAACGGTATTGAATGATCAGATCCAGAAGATTATCCGTACGGAATCTCCAATCAGTCAAAACCATCTCTTTCGCAAAGTACTACGTTTATGGAACACCACAAGAGCTACATCAAAACTTGTCCAGTATCTAACTGAACTGACGAGAAAATTGCCTGGAGTAAAGGAGGAGCTTTCCCATCAAAGTTTTTATTGGGATCAGGAACAATCGGCCACAGTGCTGACATACTACCGCGACAATAACCTCGAAAAACGAGCGATCGAAGATATTGCACCTGAGGAAATAGAGATTGCACTTATCGAGGTCATGGACAACAGTCTCAGTCTTTTAAGAGAGGATCTTGTACGCGCCACAGCCAGAGCCTTTGCCTTTTCTAAGACCGGCGCTCAAATTGATAACATTATCAATACTTCAATTGATAAGCTACTAGAACAGGGTTATTGGAAATCAATAAATGGGAGAATTGTTTTAATATAG
- a CDS encoding helix-turn-helix domain-containing protein, which translates to MNSAESVTDFYKRQPGFANVDLPLNNTGIGHFNVFSRESCTVVSPYNRRDFYKTSLIIGRGKLYYADKWIQIDRPAMLFANPVVPYAWEPESTAQSGWYCVFTEEFIQHSERIESLKDSPLFKIGSNPIYFPNTEQLDEISTIFKKMLSEMNSDYAHKDDVLRSYLHLLIHETMKSIPAQEFGAYTNASTRVSSLFLELLERQFPVNTLDTGLQLKSPGDYAHALSVHINHLNRSVKETTGKTTSAHIASRIAQEARALLLHTNWNIADIAYKLGFEYPSYFTNFFKKHTGMSPNQLRMTTV; encoded by the coding sequence ATGAACTCAGCTGAAAGTGTAACAGATTTCTACAAAAGACAACCGGGCTTTGCGAACGTAGACTTACCACTTAATAATACAGGTATTGGGCACTTCAATGTGTTTAGCCGAGAATCCTGTACTGTGGTCTCCCCTTATAACCGCCGTGATTTTTATAAAACATCATTGATTATAGGTCGGGGCAAATTATATTATGCTGATAAATGGATACAGATCGATCGACCTGCGATGTTATTTGCCAATCCGGTTGTACCTTACGCCTGGGAACCGGAATCTACGGCACAATCTGGGTGGTATTGTGTCTTTACGGAAGAATTTATTCAACATAGTGAACGCATAGAGAGTTTAAAGGATTCTCCCCTTTTTAAAATTGGGAGCAACCCAATTTATTTTCCAAATACAGAACAACTGGATGAAATCTCAACAATTTTCAAAAAAATGTTGTCTGAGATGAATTCAGATTATGCGCATAAAGATGATGTCTTGCGCAGCTACCTACATCTATTGATCCATGAGACAATGAAGTCAATCCCTGCTCAGGAGTTTGGTGCATATACCAACGCATCTACCCGGGTATCGAGTCTATTTTTGGAACTCCTGGAACGTCAATTCCCAGTAAACACATTGGATACTGGTTTGCAACTGAAAAGCCCCGGGGATTATGCCCATGCCCTTTCGGTGCATATCAATCACCTAAACCGTTCTGTAAAAGAAACAACAGGTAAAACCACAAGCGCACATATCGCCAGCCGCATTGCGCAGGAAGCGCGGGCATTGCTGTTGCATACCAATTGGAATATCGCTGATATCGCCTATAAATTAGGCTTTGAATACCCTTCTTATTTTACGAACTTTTTCAAAAAACATACCGGAATGTCACCAAACCAATTACGGATGACGACTGTTTGA
- a CDS encoding DUF4272 domain-containing protein encodes MTIEEKNAIKEANIKQIEAKNYRFTAWLPILEDPNTRSIDVVRGRISVMNALINISFEAPVEIIRNWIDHHGLTKHLSKWEQEILQKDNNALSDRELSSLRWYLEGLWALMWATELVNNLDETTWCGDHMASLLPNLERNENNEKIDRLSSLRNDNKIYTMLDFYYRLHWYCVDERLKGKQALINEGLVYERRKALEWLIDKDADWDDIEMGT; translated from the coding sequence ATGACTATAGAAGAAAAGAATGCCATAAAAGAGGCAAATATCAAACAAATAGAGGCCAAAAATTACCGCTTTACAGCTTGGCTACCAATTTTAGAGGATCCGAATACCAGAAGCATCGATGTAGTAAGAGGGAGAATATCTGTCATGAATGCGTTGATCAATATATCCTTTGAAGCTCCGGTAGAAATTATCAGGAACTGGATCGACCATCATGGGCTGACCAAACATTTATCGAAATGGGAACAGGAAATTCTACAAAAGGATAACAACGCACTTTCAGACCGTGAACTTAGTTCATTAAGATGGTACCTTGAAGGTCTCTGGGCATTGATGTGGGCAACTGAATTAGTCAATAATTTGGATGAAACAACATGGTGCGGCGACCATATGGCTTCGTTGTTACCAAACCTCGAACGCAATGAAAATAATGAAAAAATTGATCGTCTGTCGTCATTAAGAAACGATAATAAAATTTACACCATGCTAGATTTTTATTATCGCTTACATTGGTATTGTGTCGATGAGAGGCTAAAGGGAAAACAAGCGCTGATCAATGAGGGACTCGTCTATGAGCGCCGAAAAGCATTGGAATGGCTTATCGACAAAGATGCAGATTGGGATGATATCGAGATGGGAACATAA